From Bradyrhizobium erythrophlei:
TATGCCAAATTCGCCGATGCGGTCGTACCATCAGGCAAACTTGCCGCGCTGCGCGAGACGCTGGTCAACCTTCGCGTCGGCGCGCGCGCCGCCGAGGTGAAAGCCGCGATCGACGGTTTCGCGACCGGCGAGACCGAGGGGCCCGTCGCCGCGCAGCTGGCGACAATCGACCGTTGGTTTGCCCATGACCGGATGGAAGATATCGTTGCCGACCTCGAGCGGGACGGATCGGATCTCGCGCAATCGACGCTGAAGGCGTTGAACGAGAAATCGCCGCGCGGCATGGTGGTCGCATTAAAGCTGCTGCGGCTGGCGCGGCCATCGTCCTCGCTGGAACAATGCCTGGTGCGGGAGTATCGCGCCGCGCTGGAAGTATTCCGCAGCGACGATTTCCGCGAGGGCGTGAGGGCGGCCGTGATCGACAAGGACCGCAATCCGCGCTGGTCGCCGGCGCGGATCGAGGACGTGACACCGGAGATGGTCGCGCCTTACCTTGCCGAGATCGGCGCCGATGAACTGGTGTTCGACACAACACAATAGAAACGGCTGAGTGGAGGGAATTGGCATGGCAAGCATCGCATTCATCGGCCTCGGCAATATGGGCGGGCCCATGGCGGCCAATCTGGTCAAGGCCGGCCACAAGGTGATCGCATTCGATCTGGTGGCGACTTCACGCGATCAGGCCAAAGCCGACGGCGCCGGGATCGCCGACAGCGCGGTCGGCTCGGTGAAAGGCGCCGATATCGTCATCACCATGCTGCCCGCGGGCAGGCATGTGCTGTCGGTGTGGACCGACGTCATTCCCTCGATGAAGAAGGGTGCCTTGATCATCGATTGCTCCACCATCGACGTCGAGAGCGCCAAACAGGCCCACGCGCTGGCGGCGAAGCACAACGCGCTCTCGGTCGACGCGCCGGTGTCCGGCGGCACCGGCGGCGCCAAGGGCGCGACGCTCACTTTCATGTGCGGCGGCGAGGACAATGCGTTCGCGGCGGCAAAGCTGGTGCTGGAGAACATGGGCAAGAAGATCGTGCAT
This genomic window contains:
- the mmsB gene encoding 3-hydroxyisobutyrate dehydrogenase — translated: MASIAFIGLGNMGGPMAANLVKAGHKVIAFDLVATSRDQAKADGAGIADSAVGSVKGADIVITMLPAGRHVLSVWTDVIPSMKKGALIIDCSTIDVESAKQAHALAAKHNALSVDAPVSGGTGGAKGATLTFMCGGEDNAFAAAKLVLENMGKKIVHCGGAGAGQAAKICNNMILGISMIAVGEAFALAEKLGLSHQALFDVASTSSGQCWSLTTYCPVPGPVPTSPANNGYKPGFASALMVKDLTLAQDAANAAGAATPLGKHAQEIYKAFDAAGNGGVDFSGIIQHVRGLAGK